From a region of the Williamsia phyllosphaerae genome:
- a CDS encoding ABC transporter substrate-binding protein — MTISTSRGLAAIAVLALALTAACAPTSDSDGGSASGAASASLSECEPATLPVVAKGTLTVATDDPAYEPWFSDNDPTNGKGFESAVAYAVADKLGFTKNQVKWTKAGFNQVIQPGKKNFDFDINQFSISAQRAKAVDFSSPYYSASQAIITLADSPFAGATSLADLKGAKLGAQIATTSLTAIDQIAPTTAPLVYDDTSKAGQALQNKQVDAIVADLPTAYYLTSAEITGGKIVGEFQPTKGEQERFGLLLSKGSALTPCVNAAVDSLNSDGTLTDLQNEWLTRATSVPELK, encoded by the coding sequence ATGACGATCTCGACCTCTCGCGGCCTGGCCGCCATCGCCGTGCTGGCCCTCGCCCTGACAGCCGCCTGCGCACCCACCTCCGACTCCGACGGCGGATCCGCCTCCGGCGCGGCGTCGGCGTCGTTGTCGGAGTGCGAGCCCGCCACCCTGCCGGTCGTGGCCAAGGGAACGCTGACCGTGGCCACCGACGACCCGGCGTACGAGCCGTGGTTCAGCGACAACGACCCCACCAACGGCAAGGGCTTCGAGTCGGCGGTGGCCTACGCCGTGGCCGACAAGCTCGGATTCACCAAGAATCAGGTCAAGTGGACCAAGGCGGGGTTCAACCAGGTGATCCAGCCCGGCAAGAAGAACTTCGACTTCGACATCAACCAGTTCTCGATCTCCGCGCAGCGGGCCAAGGCCGTGGACTTCTCGAGCCCGTACTACTCGGCCTCGCAGGCGATCATCACACTCGCGGACTCACCGTTCGCGGGTGCGACGTCACTCGCCGACCTCAAGGGCGCGAAACTCGGTGCGCAGATCGCCACCACCTCGCTCACCGCGATCGATCAGATCGCACCGACCACCGCGCCGCTGGTCTACGACGACACCTCCAAGGCCGGCCAGGCCCTGCAGAACAAGCAGGTCGACGCGATCGTCGCCGACCTGCCGACCGCGTACTACCTGACGTCCGCGGAGATCACCGGCGGCAAGATCGTCGGCGAGTTCCAGCCGACGAAGGGTGAGCAGGAACGGTTCGGACTGTTGCTGTCGAAGGGCAGCGCGCTCACTCCGTGCGTCAACGCAGCGGTCGACTCGTTGAACTCCGACGGCACCCTGACCGATCTCCAGAACGAGTGGTTGACCCGGGCGACCAGCGTTCCCGAACTGAAGTGA
- a CDS encoding amino acid ABC transporter permease yields the protein MTSRATPLSERQLERQRYRRRRTRTRAAIAAVSTVVVLGLVIAVVISSPGWDRVHATFFDWHDAKGSFPDVAKSFWLNIRLFLVVEVFVLVLGLVVAIIRVIPSPALAPVKLVAVLYTDIFRGTPTLLIVLLVGFGVPALELSGLPTSLFWLGVIALTLSYGAYVAEVIRAGILSVHPSQWASGRAIGLSYGKTLRHVILPQALRRVAPPLLNDFVSLQKDTALLSTIGLVESLRAAQVISGRDFVFTPYVVAACFFIVATIPLARLTDYLTVRSMRRESGF from the coding sequence GTGACCTCCCGCGCGACGCCGCTGAGCGAACGCCAACTCGAGCGGCAGCGGTACCGGCGTCGCCGGACGCGGACGCGGGCCGCCATCGCCGCGGTCTCGACGGTCGTCGTGCTCGGCCTCGTCATCGCGGTCGTGATCTCCTCCCCGGGCTGGGACCGGGTGCACGCCACGTTCTTCGACTGGCACGACGCGAAAGGGTCGTTCCCCGACGTCGCGAAGTCGTTCTGGCTCAACATCCGTCTGTTCCTCGTCGTCGAGGTCTTCGTCCTCGTGCTCGGTCTCGTCGTCGCGATCATCCGGGTCATCCCCAGCCCCGCGCTCGCGCCGGTCAAACTGGTGGCGGTGCTCTACACCGACATCTTCCGTGGCACCCCAACACTTCTCATCGTCCTGCTGGTCGGTTTCGGTGTGCCCGCGCTCGAGTTGAGCGGCTTGCCGACGAGCCTGTTCTGGCTCGGCGTCATCGCACTGACGCTGAGTTACGGCGCGTACGTCGCCGAGGTCATCCGCGCGGGCATCCTGTCGGTGCACCCGTCCCAGTGGGCGAGCGGTCGCGCGATCGGCCTGTCCTACGGCAAGACCCTGCGGCACGTGATCCTGCCGCAGGCGTTGCGACGGGTCGCTCCCCCGCTGCTCAACGACTTCGTGTCGCTGCAGAAAGACACCGCGCTGCTGTCGACGATCGGGCTGGTGGAGTCGTTGCGCGCGGCCCAGGTGATCTCCGGTCGCGATTTCGTCTTCACCCCGTACGTCGTCGCTGCGTGCTTCTTCATCGTCGCCACGATCCCCCTCGCCCGTCTCACCGACTATCTGACGGTGCGTTCGATGCGCCGCGAGAGCGGGTTCTGA
- a CDS encoding amino acid ABC transporter ATP-binding protein, with protein sequence MTATGKDATSATELLRAVAIRKSFGGNDVLRGIDLTVGQGEVVCLIGASGSGKSTLLRCLDLLEVLDDGDIWLDGREITDPRVDVDEVRRSIGIVFQAYNLFPHLSVLRNLTLGPVKARGISGADARARAHALLERVGLSEKSGAYPDSLSGGQQQRVALARAIAMDPQVLLLDEITSALDPMLVGEVLDVIRGLRADGMTIVMATHEMTFAREVADRIVFMADGRIEESGPPEQIFTAPSSPRTAEFLARHLG encoded by the coding sequence ATGACCGCGACCGGGAAAGACGCGACCTCGGCGACCGAGCTGCTCCGCGCCGTGGCGATCCGCAAGTCGTTCGGCGGCAACGACGTCCTGCGCGGTATCGACCTCACCGTCGGGCAGGGCGAGGTCGTCTGCCTGATCGGCGCGTCCGGATCGGGCAAGTCGACGCTGTTGCGCTGCCTCGACCTGTTGGAGGTCCTCGACGACGGTGACATCTGGCTCGACGGGCGCGAGATCACCGATCCGCGTGTCGACGTCGACGAGGTACGGCGTTCGATCGGGATCGTCTTCCAGGCCTACAACCTGTTCCCGCACCTGTCGGTGCTGCGCAACCTCACCCTCGGACCGGTCAAGGCTCGCGGGATCTCCGGTGCCGACGCCCGTGCCCGAGCGCACGCCCTGCTCGAGCGGGTCGGGCTGTCGGAGAAGTCCGGCGCGTACCCGGACTCGCTGTCGGGTGGTCAGCAGCAGCGGGTCGCACTCGCCCGCGCGATCGCGATGGACCCGCAGGTGTTGTTGCTCGACGAGATCACCTCGGCGCTCGACCCGATGCTCGTCGGCGAGGTGCTCGACGTCATCAGGGGTCTGCGGGCCGACGGGATGACGATCGTGATGGCCACCCACGAGATGACATTCGCCCGCGAGGTTGCCGACCGCATCGTGTTCATGGCCGACGGCCGGATCGAGGAGTCCGGTCCGCCGGAGCAGATCTTCACCGCGCCGAGCAGTCCACGCACCGCGGAGTTCCTCGCCCGACACCTTGGCTGA
- a CDS encoding GNAT family N-acetyltransferase, producing MVIAHPDIGFRPLTRDDFELLARWLATPDVARWWHQEFDGAALERDFGPGIDGAEPGDNLVVLVAGTPVGLVQRCRIADYPEYLHEFEPVIGAVPPTAYTIDYLIGVPELIGRGLGPVIIASVSADTFDRYGDAQTLLVPVVAANRRSWRALEKAGFRIVASGDLVPDNPIDDPAHHILQLDRPADASS from the coding sequence ATGGTGATCGCACACCCCGACATCGGATTCCGCCCGCTGACACGCGACGACTTCGAGTTGCTCGCCCGCTGGCTGGCGACCCCCGACGTCGCGCGGTGGTGGCATCAGGAGTTCGACGGCGCCGCGCTGGAACGCGATTTCGGGCCGGGGATCGACGGCGCCGAACCCGGCGACAACCTCGTCGTGCTCGTCGCCGGGACACCGGTCGGTCTGGTCCAGCGGTGCCGGATCGCCGACTACCCCGAGTACCTGCACGAGTTCGAGCCGGTCATCGGAGCGGTGCCTCCGACCGCGTACACCATCGACTACCTGATCGGGGTCCCGGAGCTGATCGGACGCGGACTCGGTCCGGTGATCATCGCTTCGGTCAGCGCCGACACCTTCGACCGGTACGGCGACGCCCAGACGTTGCTGGTTCCCGTGGTGGCCGCGAACCGCCGGTCGTGGCGGGCTCTGGAGAAGGCGGGCTTCCGCATCGTCGCCAGCGGAGATCTCGTGCCCGACAACCCGATCGACGACCCCGCGCACCACATCCTGCAGCTCGACCGACCGGCCGACGCGTCCTCGTGA
- a CDS encoding patatin-like phospholipase family protein — translation MSTTTVAVALGSGGARGYAHIGVLQVLEERGYEIVGIAGSSMGALIAGLHAAGRLEEYTSWVTGLNQLDVVRLMDVSLSAPGVIHAAKILDKVREILGEVQIEDLPIPFTAVATDLTAGRAKWFQRGPVDTAIRASIAIPGVITPFVLNGRVLVDGGILDPVPIAPLAAAGADLIIGVDLGADTGGIDAESHESAHVVPGAMDMIRRTASPLLEQNFVKSIVDRFAGDPGAEDASEVDPDGVAAVAETSDQESRVIASPSDDSALRKLSRFTIMDRSLDIMQEALARYQLAAFPPDVLIEVPRTAIRSLDFHRATEMIELGRSLTEHALDEQQSRRW, via the coding sequence GTGAGCACAACAACCGTTGCGGTGGCGCTCGGCAGTGGCGGTGCCAGGGGGTACGCCCACATCGGTGTCCTGCAGGTGCTGGAGGAACGCGGCTACGAGATCGTCGGCATCGCCGGATCCTCGATGGGCGCCCTCATCGCGGGCCTGCACGCCGCCGGCCGACTCGAGGAGTACACGTCCTGGGTCACCGGGCTGAACCAGCTCGACGTGGTGCGGTTGATGGACGTCTCACTGTCGGCGCCCGGGGTCATCCACGCCGCCAAGATCCTCGACAAGGTGCGCGAGATCCTGGGTGAGGTGCAGATCGAGGACCTCCCGATCCCGTTCACCGCGGTCGCCACCGACCTCACCGCGGGCCGTGCGAAGTGGTTCCAACGCGGGCCGGTGGACACCGCGATCCGCGCATCGATCGCCATCCCCGGGGTCATCACCCCGTTCGTCCTGAACGGTCGCGTCCTGGTCGACGGCGGCATCCTCGACCCGGTACCGATCGCGCCCCTGGCCGCGGCCGGCGCCGACCTGATCATCGGCGTCGACCTCGGTGCGGACACCGGTGGGATCGACGCCGAGAGCCACGAATCGGCCCACGTGGTACCCGGCGCGATGGACATGATCCGACGGACCGCGTCGCCGTTGCTGGAACAGAACTTCGTCAAGTCCATCGTCGACCGGTTCGCCGGCGACCCGGGCGCGGAGGACGCCTCCGAGGTGGATCCCGACGGCGTGGCCGCGGTCGCGGAGACCTCCGATCAGGAGTCCCGCGTCATCGCCTCGCCGTCCGACGACTCGGCCCTGCGCAAGCTCAGTCGTTTCACGATCATGGACCGCTCGCTCGACATCATGCAGGAGGCGCTGGCCCGCTATCAGCTGGCCGCGTTCCCGCCGGACGTGCTGATCGAGGTGCCGCGCACCGCCATCCGCAGCCTGGATTTCCACCGGGCGACGGAGATGATCGAACTCGGTCGATCGCTCACCGAGCACGCGCTCGACGAGCAACAATCCCGGAGATGGTGA
- a CDS encoding LysE family translocator, whose translation MNWASYAAFLGLVALLTLLPGPDTAVAIKNTLQGGRRRGGWCLFGISTASVVQSTAAAAGLGVLIVTVEPLFLTIKYVGAAYLLFLAVQALRSARRGEYSDDTTPSGGSSSAVAGWRQGFISNICNPKVIAFYLAVLPQFLGTEPTLTAIAVYAVTFPLIGTAYLAVIIHGVHRAREVFTRRRIRRTMDAVTGAALVAFGLRLATE comes from the coding sequence ATGAACTGGGCTTCCTACGCAGCGTTCCTCGGGCTCGTCGCCCTGCTGACACTGTTGCCGGGACCCGACACCGCCGTGGCCATCAAGAACACATTGCAGGGTGGTCGGCGTCGCGGGGGCTGGTGTCTGTTCGGGATCAGCACCGCCAGCGTCGTGCAGAGCACCGCGGCCGCGGCCGGCCTCGGCGTCCTCATCGTCACGGTCGAACCACTGTTCCTCACCATCAAATACGTCGGTGCGGCCTATCTGCTGTTCCTCGCGGTACAGGCCTTGCGCAGTGCTCGACGCGGCGAGTACAGCGACGACACCACCCCGTCCGGGGGGTCGTCGTCCGCGGTGGCGGGGTGGCGTCAGGGTTTCATCTCCAACATCTGCAACCCGAAGGTCATCGCCTTCTACCTCGCTGTGCTGCCGCAGTTCCTGGGAACCGAGCCCACGCTCACGGCGATCGCGGTCTACGCGGTCACGTTCCCACTGATCGGTACCGCGTACCTCGCGGTGATCATCCACGGCGTCCACCGGGCGCGGGAGGTCTTCACCCGCAGACGCATCCGTCGCACGATGGATGCCGTGACCGGCGCGGCCCTGGTCGCGTTCGGACTCCGGCTCGCCACCGAGTGA
- a CDS encoding nitrilase-related carbon-nitrogen hydrolase, translating to MNEQTVRAAIVQTSWTGDRETMIAAHIDYAREAALQGAQIIGFQEVFDAPYFCQVQEEKYYAFAEEIPGPTTDTFCDLARELSMVMVVPIYEREQGGFLYNTAVVIDADGTLLGRYRKHHIPQLPGFWEKFYFRPGNLGWPVFDTAVGKVGVYICYDRHFPEGWRALGLAGAQIVYNPSATSRGLSSYLWKLEQPASAVANEYFVAAINRVGVEAEYGDNDFYGTSYFVDPEGKFVGEVGSDTDPELIVRDLDLGLIETVRNRWAFYRDRRPDAYGPLTAP from the coding sequence ATGAACGAGCAGACCGTCCGTGCCGCGATCGTCCAGACCTCGTGGACCGGTGACCGCGAGACGATGATCGCCGCGCACATCGACTACGCACGGGAGGCGGCGCTGCAGGGCGCGCAGATCATCGGCTTCCAGGAGGTGTTCGACGCGCCCTACTTCTGCCAGGTGCAGGAGGAGAAGTACTACGCCTTCGCCGAGGAGATCCCCGGTCCGACCACCGACACGTTCTGCGACCTAGCGCGCGAGCTGTCGATGGTGATGGTGGTCCCGATCTACGAACGCGAGCAGGGCGGGTTCCTTTACAACACCGCGGTGGTCATCGACGCCGACGGGACGCTGCTCGGGAGATACCGCAAACACCACATCCCGCAGCTGCCCGGCTTCTGGGAGAAGTTCTACTTCCGCCCCGGCAACCTCGGATGGCCGGTGTTCGACACCGCCGTCGGCAAGGTAGGTGTCTACATCTGTTACGACCGCCATTTCCCCGAGGGCTGGCGCGCACTCGGTCTCGCGGGTGCGCAGATCGTCTACAACCCCTCGGCCACCAGCCGCGGCCTCTCGAGCTACCTGTGGAAGCTCGAACAGCCCGCATCGGCCGTCGCCAACGAGTACTTCGTCGCCGCGATCAACCGCGTCGGCGTCGAGGCGGAGTACGGCGACAACGACTTCTACGGCACCAGCTACTTCGTCGACCCCGAGGGCAAATTCGTGGGCGAGGTGGGTTCCGACACCGACCCCGAACTCATCGTCCGCGACCTCGACCTGGGTCTCATCGAAACGGTGCGCAATCGGTGGGCGTTCTACCGCGACCGCCGCCCGGACGCCTACGGCCCGCTCACCGCACCCTGA
- the hydA gene encoding dihydropyrimidinase produces the protein MSTTFIHGGTVVSTTGAQPLDVLISDETIVAVIAPGSTVLGADLAASADHTIDATGRYVIPGGIDAHTHMEMPFGGTFASDTFETGTRAAAWGGTTTIIDFAVQNPGMRLQDTVAAWHEKAAGNCAVDYGFHQIIGGVDTDSLKAMSELVAEGITSFKLFMAYPGVFYSTDGQILQAMQFAAELGALMMMHAENGIAIDVLVEQALARGDTDPIFHGTSRAWQMEEEATHRAIMLAHLTKAPLYVVHVSAKQALEQIATARGNGQNVFAETCPQYLYLSLEEQLGAPGFEGAKWVCSTPLRPRAEGHQDELWRYIRTGDVTTVATDHCPFCMKDQKDMGVGNFAKIPNGIGSVEHRIDLMFQGVKDGKISLERWVDICCTTPARMFGMYPRKGIISPGADADIVIYDPNGHTSIGVEKTHHMNMDYSAYEGFEIDGHVDTVISRGRVIVDDGAYHGSRTHGSFVKRGLSQNLI, from the coding sequence GTGTCGACGACGTTCATCCACGGCGGAACGGTGGTGTCGACCACCGGTGCCCAACCCCTCGACGTCCTGATCTCCGACGAGACGATAGTCGCGGTCATCGCGCCCGGATCCACCGTTCTCGGAGCGGATCTCGCGGCGAGCGCGGATCACACCATCGACGCGACCGGGCGCTACGTGATCCCCGGTGGCATCGACGCGCACACGCACATGGAGATGCCGTTCGGTGGCACCTTCGCCTCCGACACCTTCGAGACCGGGACCCGTGCCGCGGCGTGGGGTGGCACGACGACCATCATCGACTTCGCCGTGCAGAACCCGGGGATGCGGTTGCAGGACACCGTCGCCGCGTGGCACGAGAAGGCCGCGGGCAACTGTGCCGTCGACTACGGCTTCCACCAGATCATCGGCGGCGTCGACACCGACTCACTCAAGGCGATGTCCGAACTCGTCGCCGAGGGCATCACCAGCTTCAAGCTGTTCATGGCCTACCCGGGGGTCTTCTACTCCACCGACGGCCAGATCCTGCAGGCCATGCAGTTCGCGGCCGAACTCGGCGCGCTGATGATGATGCACGCGGAGAACGGGATAGCGATCGACGTCTTGGTCGAGCAGGCCCTCGCCCGTGGTGACACCGATCCGATCTTCCACGGCACATCACGCGCATGGCAGATGGAGGAGGAGGCCACGCACCGGGCGATCATGCTGGCGCATCTGACCAAGGCGCCGCTCTACGTCGTACACGTCTCGGCCAAGCAGGCCCTCGAACAGATCGCGACGGCACGGGGCAACGGGCAGAACGTGTTCGCCGAGACGTGCCCGCAATATCTGTACCTGTCCCTCGAGGAGCAGCTCGGCGCACCGGGTTTCGAGGGCGCCAAATGGGTCTGCTCGACCCCGCTGCGCCCACGCGCGGAGGGTCACCAGGACGAACTGTGGCGCTACATCCGCACCGGCGACGTGACGACGGTGGCCACCGACCACTGTCCGTTCTGCATGAAGGACCAGAAGGACATGGGCGTGGGGAACTTCGCGAAGATCCCGAACGGTATCGGGTCGGTGGAACACCGGATCGACCTGATGTTCCAGGGCGTCAAGGACGGCAAGATCTCGCTCGAACGCTGGGTGGACATCTGTTGCACGACGCCCGCGCGCATGTTCGGGATGTACCCGCGCAAGGGCATCATCTCCCCCGGTGCCGACGCCGACATCGTCATCTACGACCCGAACGGACACACCAGCATCGGCGTCGAGAAGACCCACCACATGAACATGGACTACTCGGCCTACGAGGGCTTCGAGATCGACGGCCACGTCGACACCGTCATCTCGCGTGGCCGGGTCATCGTCGACGACGGCGCCTATCACGGCTCCAGGACCCATGGCTCGTTCGTCAAACGCGGCCTGTCGCAGAACCTGATCTGA
- a CDS encoding TIGR03842 family LLM class F420-dependent oxidoreductase, translated as MDLGVVLQCNPPASEVVDLAVRAEQLGFSHVWTFDSHLLWQEPYVIHSAILAATDRVVVGPMVTNPATREPTVTASTFATLNEMYGNRTICGIGRGDSAVRTLDGRPSTLATLRESIRVIRALGNSGEMEIDGTTLRLPWSHGSALEVWVAAYGPKALALTGEVADGYILQLGDPDIAVWMIGQVRAAAERAGRDPAAIRFCVAAPAYVTADDSPDSLAHAREQCRWFGGMVGNHVADIVTRYGATSEVPEALTSYIAGRTGYDYTEHGRAGNSHTTFVPDDIVDRFCIIGPPATHVERLAELRELGVDQFAVYLQHDANSETLEAYGAQVMPALVQGTMNT; from the coding sequence ATGGATCTCGGTGTTGTGCTGCAGTGCAATCCGCCCGCGTCGGAGGTGGTCGACCTCGCCGTGCGCGCCGAACAGCTCGGGTTCAGCCACGTCTGGACGTTCGACTCCCACCTGCTGTGGCAGGAGCCGTACGTCATCCACTCGGCAATCCTCGCCGCCACCGACCGGGTCGTCGTCGGGCCGATGGTGACCAACCCCGCGACCCGCGAACCGACGGTCACCGCGTCCACGTTCGCCACGCTCAACGAGATGTACGGCAATCGCACCATCTGCGGCATCGGCCGGGGCGACTCCGCGGTCCGCACCCTCGACGGTCGACCGAGCACGCTCGCCACCCTGCGCGAGTCGATCCGGGTGATCCGCGCGCTGGGGAATTCCGGCGAGATGGAGATCGACGGCACCACGCTGCGGCTGCCGTGGAGTCACGGCTCCGCGCTGGAGGTCTGGGTCGCGGCCTACGGCCCGAAAGCACTCGCGCTGACCGGTGAGGTCGCCGACGGCTACATCCTGCAGCTCGGCGACCCCGACATCGCCGTGTGGATGATCGGGCAGGTGCGGGCGGCCGCCGAACGCGCAGGACGCGACCCGGCCGCCATCCGGTTCTGCGTCGCGGCACCGGCCTACGTCACCGCCGACGACTCCCCCGACTCGCTGGCCCACGCGCGCGAGCAGTGCCGCTGGTTCGGAGGCATGGTCGGCAACCACGTCGCCGACATCGTCACCCGCTACGGCGCGACATCGGAGGTCCCCGAGGCGCTCACCTCGTACATCGCCGGACGCACCGGCTACGACTACACCGAGCACGGCCGCGCCGGGAACAGCCACACCACCTTCGTGCCCGACGACATCGTCGACCGCTTCTGCATCATCGGTCCACCGGCCACGCACGTCGAGCGCCTCGCCGAACTCCGCGAACTCGGCGTCGACCAGTTCGCCGTCTACCTGCAGCACGACGCCAACTCCGAGACGCTCGAGGCGTACGGCGCGCAGGTCATGCCTGCCCTGGTGCAGGGCACAATGAACACATGA
- a CDS encoding aspartate aminotransferase family protein: MTDNSVPTPDPATGAQVRADDRAHVFHSWSAQAQIDPLPIAGAQGSWFWDYDGKRYLDLGSQLVNANAGHGHPAIVDAICEQARILPTIAPSFANDKRGELARLIAERAPGDLNKVFFTNAGAEANEHAIRMARVATGRSTVLAMYRSYHGASGTTIGLTGDPRRWRAEPTGNDVARFFGPYPFRSPWNTDSIEAEGVAALNHLRQVVELQGPATIAAIIIETVIGTNGVIVPPPGYLAGVRALCDEYGIVYIADEVMVGFGRLGEWFGVNAFDVTPDLITFAKGVNSGYVPLGGVVIGSRIADHFADTPYPGGLTYSGHPLACAAGVASIKAFEADGVIDRVRATGEDLIRPTLEKIADNHPSVGEIRGMGFFWAIELVRNPETREGLVPFNASGAAAAPMAELVGAFKERGVWPFTHFNRIHLAPPLVTSDDDLSHAMGVLDEVLDLADRHVVS; encoded by the coding sequence ATGACCGACAACTCCGTCCCCACACCCGACCCCGCGACCGGAGCGCAGGTCCGCGCCGACGACCGCGCCCACGTCTTCCACTCGTGGTCGGCCCAGGCGCAGATCGACCCGCTACCGATCGCCGGCGCACAGGGCTCCTGGTTCTGGGACTACGACGGCAAACGGTATCTCGATCTCGGCTCGCAGCTCGTCAACGCCAACGCGGGCCACGGCCACCCCGCCATCGTCGACGCGATCTGCGAACAGGCCCGGATCCTGCCGACCATCGCGCCGTCGTTCGCCAACGACAAACGCGGCGAACTGGCCCGACTCATCGCCGAACGGGCGCCGGGCGACCTCAACAAGGTGTTCTTCACCAACGCCGGTGCCGAGGCCAACGAGCACGCGATCCGCATGGCGCGCGTGGCCACCGGCCGCTCGACGGTGCTGGCGATGTACCGCAGCTATCACGGCGCCTCGGGCACCACGATCGGGCTGACCGGCGATCCCCGTCGCTGGCGCGCCGAGCCGACGGGTAACGACGTCGCCCGGTTCTTCGGCCCGTACCCGTTCCGGTCGCCGTGGAACACCGACTCGATCGAGGCGGAGGGCGTTGCGGCACTGAATCATCTGCGACAGGTGGTCGAGCTGCAGGGCCCCGCGACCATCGCCGCGATCATCATCGAGACCGTCATCGGCACCAACGGCGTCATCGTCCCGCCGCCGGGATACCTCGCCGGTGTCCGCGCGCTGTGCGACGAGTACGGCATCGTCTACATCGCCGACGAGGTCATGGTCGGATTCGGCCGCCTCGGAGAGTGGTTCGGCGTCAACGCCTTCGACGTCACCCCGGACCTCATCACCTTCGCCAAGGGCGTCAACTCCGGCTACGTCCCGCTCGGCGGGGTCGTCATCGGGTCGCGCATCGCCGACCACTTCGCCGACACCCCCTACCCCGGCGGCCTCACCTACAGCGGGCATCCGCTGGCCTGTGCCGCGGGTGTGGCGTCGATCAAGGCCTTCGAGGCCGACGGCGTCATCGACCGGGTCCGCGCGACCGGCGAGGACCTCATCCGCCCGACCCTGGAGAAGATCGCCGACAATCATCCGTCGGTCGGTGAGATCCGCGGTATGGGGTTCTTCTGGGCGATCGAACTCGTCCGCAATCCCGAGACCCGCGAGGGACTGGTCCCGTTCAACGCATCCGGCGCGGCGGCGGCGCCGATGGCCGAACTCGTCGGGGCGTTCAAGGAGCGCGGGGTGTGGCCGTTCACCCACTTCAACCGCATCCATCTCGCGCCGCCGCTGGTCACCTCCGACGACGACCTCTCCCACGCGATGGGTGTCCTCGACGAGGTCCTCGACCTCGCCGACCGACACGTGGTGTCGTAG
- a CDS encoding VOC family protein translates to MASITPSLWFNEDLEEALELYTSVFPDTTVHGVNRSSEDGPVLSAEFELVGQRFMALNYPSDFRFTEAVSLVISCADQAEVDHYWDQLVVGGEESQCGWLRDRFGLSWQIVPTRLYELLSDPDPARANGAIQAMLQMQKIVIADLEAGADNA, encoded by the coding sequence ATGGCATCGATCACCCCGTCCCTGTGGTTCAACGAAGATCTCGAGGAGGCACTCGAGCTGTACACGTCGGTGTTCCCGGACACGACCGTCCACGGGGTCAACCGGTCGTCGGAGGACGGTCCGGTCCTCTCGGCCGAGTTCGAACTCGTCGGACAGCGGTTCATGGCGCTGAACTACCCCTCGGACTTCCGGTTCACCGAGGCGGTGTCGCTGGTGATCTCCTGCGCTGACCAGGCCGAGGTCGACCACTACTGGGATCAGCTCGTCGTCGGCGGCGAGGAGTCGCAGTGCGGATGGCTCAGGGATCGGTTCGGACTCAGCTGGCAGATCGTCCCGACGCGGTTGTACGAGTTGCTGTCCGACCCGGACCCGGCGCGCGCGAACGGCGCGATACAGGCCATGTTGCAGATGCAGAAGATCGTCATCGCCGATCTCGAGGCCGGCGCCGACAACGCCTGA
- the soxR gene encoding redox-sensitive transcriptional activator SoxR, whose product MPPKNVELTVGELAQRAGVAPSAVRFYEDKGLIFSRRTSGNQRRYHRAMLRRVAFIRASAAAGIPLTKIGEVLAVLGTTESPTPRMWEKASKQWIDDINERIELLEHMRDLMGSCVGCGCLSMSSCKLLNPDDVAATTGPGASRLRVPRET is encoded by the coding sequence ATGCCTCCGAAGAATGTCGAACTCACCGTCGGGGAGTTGGCGCAGCGTGCCGGCGTCGCCCCGTCGGCGGTGCGCTTCTACGAGGACAAGGGACTCATCTTCAGTCGTCGCACCTCGGGCAACCAGCGCCGGTACCACCGCGCGATGTTGCGGCGGGTCGCGTTCATCCGGGCGTCGGCCGCCGCCGGTATCCCGCTGACGAAGATCGGTGAGGTGCTCGCGGTGCTGGGCACCACCGAGTCCCCGACCCCGCGGATGTGGGAGAAGGCGTCGAAGCAGTGGATCGACGACATCAACGAGCGCATCGAGTTGCTCGAGCACATGCGTGACCTGATGGGGTCGTGCGTGGGGTGCGGCTGCCTGTCGATGAGCAGTTGCAAGCTGCTCAACCCCGACGACGTCGCCGCGACGACCGGCCCGGGCGCCTCACGCCTGCGGGTGCCTCGCGAGACCTGA